A single window of Planctomycetia bacterium DNA harbors:
- a CDS encoding serine/threonine-protein kinase — MHPENANKIPASAAEPQTVSQGDTLDQQNTAFTVVDMPNHQRYEVIELVARGGMGVVYQARHRHLDKLVAIKITQGRHSAERFLREARMLAKIKSAHVVAIHDFDVLADGSPMLVMDWIEGTDLSKRIKEKPGGMEESELLPIMRQVAQGMAEAADLGIIHRDLKPANILIDRLGNARVADFGLARGTMDLSHLSMTGDIMGTPHFMAPEQAENPKHVDTRADIYSFGATLYKALTGKFPFDGESVFSILCKHKFDPLVSPRSLNPKISARMNEIIERCMAKSPDQRFASFKDLLSQLQSSNTQNAWEQDEPELQEIMKAYQARRAFYLSGDHASLAQTPDRYEFPDGKALMVVSGNIIDQQVGAIVSSDDNYLTMGGGTSAAIKRAAGPEYALMVDRLSPIRHGRVAVSTAGKLPARLVFHAAVLDRSGLSDRELSKDLITELIHHIIMQADTYRITTLAIPLLGTGAGGYPQGVCLDTIFYQLAKVLYCGLTGVEEVRIVLYPEVPSLRH, encoded by the coding sequence ATGCACCCTGAGAACGCCAACAAAATACCGGCATCTGCTGCAGAACCACAGACGGTTTCTCAAGGGGATACTCTCGATCAGCAGAACACGGCTTTCACCGTTGTCGATATGCCCAATCACCAGCGGTATGAAGTCATTGAACTGGTGGCACGCGGCGGCATGGGTGTGGTCTACCAAGCCAGGCATCGGCATCTGGATAAGCTGGTAGCCATCAAAATCACGCAGGGCAGGCACTCCGCAGAACGCTTTCTCCGCGAAGCCCGCATGCTGGCCAAAATCAAATCTGCCCATGTGGTTGCTATTCATGATTTCGATGTCCTGGCCGATGGTTCCCCCATGCTGGTCATGGATTGGATCGAGGGAACTGATCTCTCCAAAAGAATTAAAGAAAAACCCGGCGGCATGGAGGAATCGGAACTGCTGCCCATCATGCGTCAGGTGGCGCAAGGCATGGCGGAAGCGGCTGACCTGGGCATCATCCATCGTGATCTGAAACCGGCTAACATTCTGATCGACCGGCTGGGCAACGCACGGGTGGCAGACTTTGGACTGGCTCGAGGCACCATGGATCTCAGCCACCTGTCCATGACGGGTGACATCATGGGCACGCCCCACTTCATGGCGCCGGAGCAGGCGGAGAATCCTAAACACGTCGATACCCGTGCCGATATCTACAGCTTCGGCGCCACCCTTTACAAAGCACTCACCGGCAAGTTTCCTTTTGATGGTGAATCGGTCTTCTCCATTCTGTGCAAGCACAAGTTTGATCCGCTCGTTTCGCCCCGGTCGCTGAATCCGAAAATCTCGGCACGGATGAATGAAATCATCGAGCGGTGCATGGCCAAGTCGCCTGATCAGCGATTTGCATCGTTTAAGGATCTGCTGTCACAGCTTCAGTCATCCAACACTCAGAATGCCTGGGAACAGGATGAACCTGAGCTGCAGGAGATCATGAAGGCATACCAGGCTCGCCGGGCGTTTTACCTGAGTGGCGATCATGCCAGCCTGGCACAAACTCCAGATCGCTACGAATTTCCCGATGGCAAAGCATTGATGGTGGTTTCGGGAAATATCATCGACCAGCAGGTAGGGGCCATCGTCAGTTCCGATGATAATTACCTGACAATGGGTGGTGGCACGTCAGCAGCCATCAAGCGCGCCGCTGGACCGGAGTATGCACTGATGGTGGATCGGCTCAGCCCGATTCGTCACGGGCGGGTGGCTGTCTCTACCGCAGGCAAACTTCCCGCCCGCCTGGTCTTCCATGCTGCAGTGCTTGATCGCAGTGGCTTGAGTGACCGGGAACTCAGTAAAGACCTGATTACGGAATTGATTCATCACATCATCATGCAGGCTGATACTTACCGCATTACTACGCTGGCAATACCCCTGCTCGGCACCGGTGCTGGTGGTTACCCGCAAGGTGTCTGCCTGGATACGATTTTCTACCAGTTGGCAAAGGTTCTCTATTGCGGGCTGACTGGCGTGGAGGAAGTGAGGATTGTGCTCTATCCAGAAGTGCCATCCTTGCGCCATTGA
- a CDS encoding class I SAM-dependent methyltransferase produces MLPTPQQMEELFRQKYGDPATTGPAPRRRYRFGHYSPADYYEATVRQAVTQGIVWLDVGGGHAIFPENPRLSKELVTRAQHVTALDPSENVLKNELVHEKVQSLLEDYQPEKQFNLATMRMVVEHVSTPDAFVKNLARLLKPEGIAVVFTVNKWSPLTLLSRVIPFRLHHPIKKMFWGGEEEDTFPVQYRMNTRHQLKKLFEMNGFQEIAFNKLDDLSVFSKFRMMNYLELLFWRCFRLVCLRYPENCLLGIYQRV; encoded by the coding sequence ATGTTGCCAACACCTCAGCAAATGGAAGAGTTGTTTCGTCAAAAATATGGCGATCCGGCGACCACAGGCCCAGCACCCCGACGTCGATACCGATTTGGGCATTACTCACCAGCCGATTATTATGAAGCTACGGTCCGTCAGGCGGTAACGCAGGGAATAGTCTGGCTTGATGTAGGAGGGGGACATGCCATCTTTCCCGAAAACCCACGGTTGTCAAAGGAGTTAGTCACGCGTGCTCAGCATGTAACGGCACTCGATCCCAGCGAGAATGTTCTCAAGAACGAATTGGTACATGAAAAAGTGCAAAGTCTTCTGGAAGACTATCAGCCGGAAAAGCAGTTTAACCTGGCCACCATGAGAATGGTGGTTGAACATGTGAGCACACCAGACGCATTTGTAAAAAACCTGGCCCGGCTGCTTAAGCCCGAAGGTATTGCAGTAGTCTTTACCGTGAACAAATGGTCGCCGTTGACACTTCTTTCCAGAGTGATCCCTTTCAGATTACATCACCCCATCAAGAAAATGTTCTGGGGTGGCGAAGAAGAAGATACCTTCCCGGTTCAGTACCGGATGAATACCAGGCATCAATTAAAGAAATTGTTCGAAATGAACGGCTTCCAGGAAATTGCCTTCAACAAGCTGGATGATCTCTCCGTGTTCAGCAAGTTCCGAATGATGAATTACCTTGAATTACTATTCTGGAGATGCTTTCGATTGGTTTGTCTTCGATACCCTGAAAACTGCCTGTTAGGAATCTATCAACGGGTTTAA